One genomic region from Listeria monocytogenes encodes:
- a CDS encoding ABC transporter substrate-binding protein — MKWFKGIAVVLLLAILTACGNTEVKETTKQTEEIKVKDATGETITLKKAPTKIVSLIPSNTEILFALGLGDEVKGVSAYDDYPKEAQKIEKVTSTSVDTEKIIALKPDLVLGHESMLATEKDAYKMLTDAGINVFVVPDATNLKEVEKSIATIGDLTGTEKEATKVTDSMEKQKVAIEKKAKELKTSPKVWIEISPDLYTAGKGTFMNEMLELAGGTNIVTESGFIPYNEEKVVELQPDIILSVYPDAKSTIQKRAAWKDIPAIKNDKIYEMDANKLSRPGPRLLEGAADIQAVLEKNN, encoded by the coding sequence ATGAAATGGTTTAAAGGAATTGCCGTAGTTTTATTGCTTGCTATTTTAACTGCATGCGGGAATACGGAAGTAAAAGAGACAACGAAGCAAACAGAAGAAATCAAAGTGAAAGATGCAACTGGTGAAACAATTACACTGAAAAAAGCTCCAACTAAAATTGTTTCATTAATTCCAAGTAATACTGAAATTTTATTTGCACTAGGACTTGGTGATGAAGTAAAAGGAGTATCGGCATATGATGATTATCCAAAAGAAGCTCAGAAAATAGAGAAAGTGACTTCTACTTCAGTTGATACAGAAAAAATTATTGCTCTTAAGCCTGATTTAGTTCTTGGACACGAATCGATGCTTGCAACAGAAAAGGACGCTTATAAAATGCTTACAGATGCGGGAATTAACGTATTTGTAGTTCCAGACGCAACAAACTTAAAGGAAGTAGAAAAATCGATTGCTACCATTGGTGATCTAACAGGAACGGAAAAAGAAGCTACAAAAGTGACCGATTCAATGGAGAAACAAAAAGTAGCTATTGAAAAGAAAGCGAAAGAATTAAAAACATCACCAAAAGTATGGATTGAAATTAGTCCAGACTTATACACAGCAGGAAAAGGAACATTTATGAATGAAATGCTAGAGCTTGCTGGAGGAACTAATATCGTAACAGAATCAGGTTTCATTCCTTACAATGAAGAAAAAGTAGTAGAACTGCAACCGGATATCATTTTATCTGTCTATCCTGATGCCAAATCAACTATCCAAAAACGTGCAGCATGGAAAGATATTCCAGCGATAAAAAACGATAAAATCTATGAAATGGATGCCAATAAATTAAGTCGTCCAGGACCAAGATTGCTTGAAGGGGCAGCAGATATTCAGGCTGTTCTTGAAAAGAATAACTAA
- a CDS encoding CDP-glycerol glycerophosphotransferase family protein, with the protein MSNSKFIITELYWERIQLHVKGKIENISLENYTFSFRTLTDEFHFSPTGIKLEGNTFDLRFNIAILNDGNYLPSGDYLLSLYNSETADEIVAQPAAELYKFPEDEDLLEELNEAKTENEKNNVLLAGLRKEFKRGGANLKYTYKVTPMISADVNEFVFSVSFTIPVPKPTKWQVFKNKIKEMYHTFSFNFRTGLFKSIFYTSQALVPKNGKRILFSSDSRAEIGGNFEFVLNKMKEMGIDKDYKIKMTFKPNIRLRRAFIEKFRFPFLLGSSDIIFIDDYHPMIYTIDFSEKTQVIQLWHACGAFKTVGFSRSGKQGGPFFDDRAHRNYTRAIVASDTDIPFYAEAFGIKESSILPTGVPRTDIFFDPEYKRNIVTTMEQLFPETQGKQVILFAPTFRGNGANQAHYPYFKINLAKFAEYCRKNNSVVIFKMHPFIKNEFIIPEQYADVFIDASSYREVNDILFITDILITDYSSVIFEFSTLQRKMLFYAFDLEDYVSTRDFYEEYEGFVPGKIVYDFEALIKALEMNDFEQEKVKPFLDKHFKYQDTNSAKRIVEEIFKK; encoded by the coding sequence ATGAGCAACAGTAAATTTATTATTACAGAATTATACTGGGAAAGAATTCAACTACATGTAAAGGGTAAAATAGAAAATATTTCGTTAGAGAACTATACGTTTTCATTTAGGACTTTAACAGATGAATTTCATTTTTCACCAACGGGAATCAAATTGGAAGGAAACACATTTGATCTTCGTTTCAATATTGCTATTTTAAATGATGGGAATTATTTACCAAGTGGGGATTATCTCTTATCCTTATATAACAGTGAAACAGCGGATGAAATTGTTGCCCAACCGGCTGCTGAACTATATAAATTTCCAGAAGATGAAGATCTTTTAGAAGAACTAAACGAAGCTAAAACCGAAAACGAAAAAAACAATGTGCTTTTAGCAGGTTTAAGAAAAGAATTTAAACGCGGTGGGGCGAATCTCAAGTATACGTATAAAGTCACCCCAATGATTTCTGCAGATGTAAATGAATTTGTTTTCTCTGTTTCATTTACAATCCCTGTACCAAAACCAACAAAGTGGCAAGTATTCAAAAATAAAATTAAAGAAATGTATCATACTTTCAGTTTTAATTTTAGAACTGGTTTGTTTAAATCTATTTTCTATACCTCACAAGCCCTAGTACCTAAAAACGGAAAACGAATTCTATTTTCTTCAGATTCCCGTGCAGAAATTGGTGGTAATTTTGAGTTCGTTCTAAATAAAATGAAAGAGATGGGTATTGATAAAGATTATAAAATCAAAATGACCTTTAAACCCAACATTCGTTTGAGAAGAGCTTTTATTGAGAAATTTAGATTTCCATTTTTGCTAGGGAGTTCAGATATTATTTTTATTGATGATTATCATCCGATGATTTATACAATTGACTTCAGCGAAAAAACACAAGTAATTCAATTATGGCATGCATGTGGGGCTTTTAAAACAGTTGGATTCAGTCGTTCAGGTAAGCAAGGCGGGCCGTTCTTTGATGATAGAGCACATCGTAATTATACACGTGCTATTGTTGCTTCAGATACAGACATACCATTTTATGCAGAAGCTTTTGGGATAAAAGAATCTTCTATTTTACCAACTGGTGTACCAAGAACAGATATTTTCTTTGATCCAGAGTACAAAAGAAATATTGTTACTACGATGGAGCAGTTGTTCCCAGAAACTCAAGGCAAACAAGTTATTTTATTTGCTCCAACTTTCCGTGGAAATGGTGCGAATCAAGCTCATTACCCATATTTTAAAATTAATCTGGCTAAGTTTGCTGAATACTGTCGAAAAAATAATTCGGTCGTAATCTTTAAAATGCATCCGTTTATTAAAAATGAATTTATTATTCCAGAACAATATGCAGATGTTTTCATTGATGCTAGTTCTTATCGTGAAGTAAATGATATTCTATTCATTACGGATATATTGATTACGGATTATTCATCTGTTATTTTCGAATTCTCTACCTTACAACGCAAAATGCTGTTCTATGCATTTGACTTGGAAGATTATGTTTCTACGCGTGACTTTTATGAAGAATATGAAGGTTTTGTGCCAGGGAAAATTGTATATGATTTCGAAGCATTAATTAAGGCGCTTGAAATGAATGATTTTGAACAAGAAAAGGTAAAACCATTTTTAGATAAGCACTTTAAATATCAAGATACTAATTCTGCAAAACGAATTGTGGAAGAAATCTTTAAAAAATAA
- a CDS encoding ABC transporter permease, whose protein sequence is MKQIIEVLKEQFKYAPMIFRIARYEDKATYQSHYLGLAWQVLNPLIQIAIYYFVFGFAFNSSSGSNASYIEWMLAGIIPWFFISGVILQGANSIYNKINMVSKMNFPMSILPSINIASNLTSYFTMMVLLVGLFAVKGTPITIYWGQYLYYFVAMIAFLYSFTLLNATISVLVRDYYIMLQSLIRVLFYMSGVVWDLQTKLPEWAFNILKLNPIYYLINGFRETFLMEKMFWENPSYTVYFWLLTGVLLFVGASLHMKFRERFVDYL, encoded by the coding sequence GTGAAACAAATTATAGAAGTATTAAAAGAACAATTTAAATATGCACCAATGATATTTAGAATTGCCCGTTATGAAGATAAGGCAACCTATCAAAGTCATTACCTAGGATTAGCATGGCAAGTACTTAACCCGCTAATTCAAATCGCAATTTATTACTTTGTGTTTGGTTTTGCATTTAATTCATCATCTGGATCTAATGCAAGTTACATTGAGTGGATGCTAGCTGGTATTATTCCTTGGTTCTTCATTAGTGGAGTTATTCTTCAAGGTGCAAATAGTATATATAATAAAATAAATATGGTTTCAAAAATGAATTTTCCTATGAGTATCTTACCAAGTATTAATATAGCTTCTAATTTAACGAGTTATTTTACAATGATGGTACTTCTAGTTGGGTTGTTTGCGGTAAAAGGTACGCCAATTACAATATACTGGGGACAATATTTGTATTATTTCGTCGCGATGATTGCTTTCTTATATAGTTTTACTCTATTAAATGCAACTATAAGTGTTCTTGTACGTGATTACTACATCATGCTACAGTCATTAATTCGTGTTTTATTCTACATGTCAGGTGTTGTTTGGGATTTACAAACTAAGTTACCTGAATGGGCATTTAATATTTTGAAATTAAATCCGATTTATTATCTAATTAATGGCTTTAGAGAAACGTTCTTGATGGAGAAGATGTTTTGGGAAAATCCGTCTTACACGGTTTATTTTTGGCTATTAACAGGCGTTCTATTATTTGTGGGGGCCTCTCTGCATATGAAATTCCGTGAACGCTTTGTAGATTATTTATAG
- a CDS encoding pyruvate carboxylase gives MNRIKKVLVANRGEIAIRVMRACTELKIKTVAIYSQEDTGSFHRYKSDEAYLVGAGKKPIDAYLDIENIIEIAKESGADAIHPGYGFLSENIEFARRCEQEGIIFVGPKSKHLDMFGDKIKAKEQALLADIPVIPGSNGPVAGIKEVEEFGEKNGYPLMIKASLGGGGRGMRVVESKEHVKESFERASSEAKAAFGNDEVYVEKCVMNPKHIEVQILGDTHGNIVHLFERDCSIQRRHQKVVEVAPCNAITSELRNRICDAAVKLMKNVDYINAGTVEFLVEGDDFYFIEVNPRVQVEHTITEMITGIDIVQSQLFIADGYALHDQLVAIPKQEDIHIHGSAIQSRITTEDPLNNFMPDTGRVDTYRSTGGFGVRLDAGNGFQGTVVTPFYDSLLVKLCTWGMTFEQATRKMRRNLIEFRIRGVKTNIPFLLNVVRHPDFASGNYNTSFIDTTPELFKFPHIRDRGTKTLRYIGNVTVNGFPGIKHRDKPVYAEPRLPKIPYGSQISPGTKQILDAKGPEGVVDWVKKQEEVLLTDTTLRDAHQSLLATRVRSKDIFQVADAMAHLLPNMFSFEMWGGATFDVAYRFLNEDPWVRLETLRKQIPNVMFQMLLRGANAVGYKNYPDNVIREFVKQSAQSGVDVFRVFDSLNWIKGMEVSIDAVREAGKVVEAAICYTGDIDDDTRTKYTIDYYKDMAKELVAQGTHILGIKDMAGLLKPQAAYRLIGELKDTVDVPIHLHTHDTSGNGIYTYAAAVSAGVDIVDVASSAMSGATSQPSMTGLYYGLVNGNRQTNLDAQNSQIINHYWEDVRHYYKDFDNALNSPQTEVYIHEMPGGQYTNLQQQAIAVGLGDRWDEVKEMYTVVNQMFGDIVKVTPSSKVVGDLALFMVQNELSEEDVYEKGDTIDFPDSVIEFFMGEIGQPYGGFPEKLQKLVLKGRTPLTDRPGALMEPVNFVDVKAELKEKMGYEPTEKDVISYILYPKVFLDYQDMINKYGDVTVLDTPTFYKGMRLGETIEVELEKGKILLIKLNSIGEPIADGTRVIYFELNGQPREINIQDMNVQSTVIARRKIDTTNPEHVGATMTGSVIQVVVKKGDSVKKGDPLLITEAMKMETTIQAPFDGEVSSIYVSDGDTIESGDLLIEVNRI, from the coding sequence ATGAATCGAATTAAAAAAGTATTAGTAGCAAACCGCGGAGAAATTGCTATCCGTGTTATGCGTGCGTGTACTGAACTCAAAATCAAAACAGTGGCTATTTATTCACAAGAAGATACTGGAAGTTTTCACCGGTATAAATCAGATGAAGCTTATCTGGTTGGAGCAGGGAAAAAGCCTATTGATGCGTATCTAGATATCGAAAACATAATAGAGATTGCTAAAGAATCTGGTGCAGACGCGATTCATCCGGGATATGGTTTCTTGTCCGAAAACATTGAATTTGCTCGTCGTTGTGAGCAAGAAGGCATTATTTTCGTTGGTCCTAAATCAAAACACCTAGATATGTTTGGTGACAAAATTAAAGCAAAAGAACAAGCCCTATTAGCTGATATTCCAGTAATTCCGGGAAGTAATGGACCCGTGGCTGGTATTAAAGAAGTAGAAGAATTTGGTGAGAAAAACGGTTATCCATTAATGATTAAAGCTTCCCTTGGAGGCGGCGGTCGTGGTATGCGTGTCGTAGAATCAAAAGAACATGTCAAAGAAAGCTTTGAACGCGCATCTTCAGAAGCAAAAGCAGCATTCGGAAATGATGAAGTATATGTAGAAAAATGTGTGATGAATCCAAAACATATTGAAGTACAAATTCTTGGTGACACCCATGGCAACATCGTTCATTTATTCGAACGTGATTGTTCAATCCAACGACGTCATCAAAAAGTAGTAGAAGTAGCTCCGTGTAACGCGATTACTTCTGAACTACGTAACCGAATCTGTGATGCTGCAGTAAAACTAATGAAAAATGTTGATTATATTAATGCTGGAACGGTTGAATTTTTAGTTGAAGGTGACGATTTCTACTTTATCGAAGTAAATCCTCGTGTCCAAGTGGAGCATACAATTACAGAAATGATTACTGGGATTGATATCGTTCAATCACAATTATTCATTGCAGATGGTTATGCGCTTCACGACCAACTAGTAGCTATTCCTAAGCAAGAGGATATCCATATTCACGGTTCTGCTATTCAAAGCCGTATTACAACGGAAGATCCACTTAATAACTTTATGCCAGATACTGGTCGAGTAGATACGTATCGTTCCACAGGTGGTTTTGGTGTTCGGTTGGATGCTGGTAACGGCTTCCAAGGAACAGTAGTAACACCATTTTATGATTCATTACTAGTAAAATTATGTACTTGGGGAATGACATTTGAGCAAGCAACGCGCAAAATGCGTCGTAACCTGATCGAATTCCGTATCCGCGGTGTCAAAACGAACATTCCTTTCTTATTGAATGTAGTTCGTCATCCAGATTTTGCGAGTGGTAATTACAATACAAGCTTTATCGATACAACTCCGGAACTATTTAAATTCCCACATATTCGCGACCGTGGTACGAAAACGTTGCGTTATATTGGTAATGTAACTGTTAATGGTTTCCCAGGAATTAAGCACCGTGATAAACCTGTTTATGCAGAACCACGTTTGCCAAAAATTCCTTATGGTTCGCAAATCTCTCCAGGAACAAAACAAATTTTGGATGCAAAAGGTCCAGAAGGCGTTGTCGACTGGGTGAAAAAACAAGAAGAAGTACTTTTGACAGATACTACGCTTCGAGATGCACATCAATCTCTACTTGCGACACGTGTTCGTTCAAAAGATATTTTTCAAGTGGCAGACGCAATGGCACATTTATTACCAAATATGTTCTCATTTGAAATGTGGGGAGGGGCGACTTTTGACGTGGCATATCGTTTCCTAAATGAAGATCCATGGGTGCGCCTAGAAACACTTAGAAAACAAATTCCAAATGTGATGTTCCAAATGTTACTTCGCGGAGCTAATGCAGTTGGGTATAAAAACTACCCTGACAATGTTATCCGTGAATTCGTTAAGCAATCAGCACAATCCGGTGTCGATGTATTCCGCGTGTTTGACAGCTTAAACTGGATCAAAGGCATGGAAGTGTCCATTGATGCTGTTCGTGAAGCAGGGAAGGTCGTAGAGGCTGCTATCTGCTATACAGGAGATATCGATGATGACACAAGAACGAAATATACGATTGATTACTATAAAGATATGGCGAAAGAGCTCGTTGCTCAAGGTACGCATATTTTAGGCATTAAAGATATGGCTGGACTTTTAAAACCACAAGCAGCTTACCGTTTAATTGGTGAATTAAAAGATACCGTAGATGTTCCGATTCACCTTCATACACATGACACAAGCGGTAATGGTATTTATACGTATGCAGCGGCAGTCAGTGCAGGCGTTGACATTGTTGACGTAGCATCAAGTGCAATGAGTGGAGCGACAAGCCAACCAAGCATGACAGGCCTTTATTACGGATTAGTTAATGGTAACCGTCAAACGAACTTAGACGCTCAAAATTCCCAAATCATCAATCATTACTGGGAAGATGTTCGTCACTATTATAAAGACTTTGACAATGCGCTTAACTCTCCGCAAACAGAAGTATATATTCATGAAATGCCAGGTGGTCAATATACTAACCTTCAACAACAAGCCATTGCAGTTGGACTTGGCGATCGTTGGGACGAAGTGAAAGAAATGTATACAGTGGTTAATCAAATGTTTGGTGATATCGTTAAAGTAACACCTTCTTCCAAAGTTGTTGGAGACTTGGCGCTATTCATGGTTCAAAATGAATTATCCGAAGAAGATGTATATGAAAAAGGCGATACCATTGATTTCCCAGATTCCGTTATCGAATTCTTTATGGGGGAAATTGGTCAACCATACGGCGGCTTCCCAGAAAAACTTCAAAAACTAGTACTCAAAGGACGTACACCACTTACAGATCGTCCAGGCGCTTTAATGGAGCCAGTTAACTTTGTTGATGTCAAAGCAGAATTAAAAGAAAAAATGGGTTATGAACCAACTGAAAAAGATGTCATTTCCTATATTTTATATCCAAAAGTGTTCCTAGATTATCAAGATATGATTAACAAATATGGTGATGTAACAGTCCTTGATACACCGACATTCTATAAAGGAATGCGTTTAGGGGAAACAATCGAAGTAGAACTTGAAAAAGGAAAAATCCTTTTAATCAAGCTAAATTCCATTGGTGAACCAATTGCGGATGGCACACGTGTTATCTATTTTGAATTAAATGGACAACCACGTGAGATTAACATCCAAGATATGAACGTTCAATCCACTGTTATTGCACGCCGTAAGATTGATACAACTAACCCTGAACATGTTGGAGCGACAATGACAGGTTCAGTCATTCAAGTTGTTGTGAAAAAAGGCGACTCTGTGAAAAAAGGAGATCCACTACTAATCACAGAAGCAATGAAAATGGAAACAACGATTCAAGCGCCTTTTGATGGAGAAGTTAGCAGCATTTATGTTTCTGACGGCGATACTATCGAATCTGGTGATCTATTAATTGAAGTAAACAGAATTTAA
- the tagH gene encoding teichoic acids export ABC transporter ATP-binding subunit TagH has product MDKNIKVSFKHVSKEYDLYQNKSDKIKGLFLPKSKRVQSFWALRNVCFDVYDGETVGLIGINGSGKSTISNIMSGVIPPTQGEVVINGETSLIAIAVGLKGPLSGLENIRLKLLMHGLKGSQIDSLLPSIIEFADIGDFINQPIKNYSSGMRSRLGFAISVHTDPDILVVDEALSVGDQTFYQKCVDKINEFKAQGKTIVFVSHSLGQVKSLCDKIIWMHHGEVREIGDAAEVAEKYDEFVKWFNKQPNDFKKKYQKEQKEKQKLPQEKIYPTPNANKYKMGLFDKCFLVVLLALLVLFGSLISTGKSFMGLFSATDNKVEQVTKVDKRTDWK; this is encoded by the coding sequence ATGGATAAAAATATTAAAGTTTCATTTAAACATGTGTCCAAAGAATATGACCTCTACCAAAATAAATCTGATAAAATAAAAGGTTTATTCTTGCCAAAAAGTAAGAGAGTACAGTCTTTTTGGGCGCTTAGAAATGTTTGTTTTGATGTATATGATGGAGAGACAGTTGGATTAATTGGTATTAACGGTTCAGGAAAATCTACTATTTCTAATATCATGTCAGGTGTTATCCCACCAACGCAAGGAGAAGTAGTCATTAACGGCGAAACATCTCTTATTGCGATTGCTGTTGGTTTAAAAGGCCCTTTATCAGGTTTAGAAAATATTCGTCTCAAATTACTTATGCATGGCTTAAAAGGTTCGCAAATAGATTCCTTATTGCCAAGTATTATAGAATTTGCTGACATAGGTGATTTTATCAATCAGCCGATAAAAAACTATTCAAGCGGTATGCGTTCCCGATTGGGTTTTGCAATTTCAGTGCATACAGATCCAGATATTTTAGTTGTTGATGAAGCCTTATCAGTTGGTGACCAAACTTTCTATCAAAAGTGTGTGGATAAAATTAATGAATTTAAAGCACAAGGAAAAACGATAGTGTTTGTCAGTCACTCGCTAGGACAAGTGAAAAGTTTATGTGATAAAATAATTTGGATGCATCATGGTGAAGTCAGAGAAATTGGTGACGCTGCAGAAGTTGCAGAAAAATATGATGAATTTGTTAAATGGTTTAATAAACAACCAAATGACTTTAAGAAAAAATATCAAAAAGAACAAAAAGAAAAGCAAAAACTTCCACAAGAAAAGATTTATCCAACCCCTAATGCTAATAAATATAAAATGGGTCTATTTGATAAATGTTTTTTAGTTGTTCTGTTAGCTTTATTAGTTCTGTTTGGATCACTGATATCTACAGGTAAATCCTTCATGGGATTATTTAGTGCTACTGACAACAAAGTGGAACAAGTAACAAAAGTAGATAAACGTACCGATTGGAAATAA
- the aut gene encoding peptidoglycan hydrolase Auto, with amino-acid sequence MIKKVFHFILVLMLSVSIIPLFHAKAAETTNGVDSSEQEDNTEVAREEMPPESEEPVFSLEQNRDDAMAALVVPQTRNSFLRAASTPTFQQTFINSISTQAMDLCKKYNLYPSVMIAQAALESNWGRSELGKAPNYNLFGIKGSYNGKSVTMKTWEYSDSKGWYQINANFAKYPSHKESLEDNAKKLRNGPSWDSSYYKGAWRENAKTYKDATAWLQGRYATDNTYASKLNTLISSYNLTQYDTLYDTIKQQKNVSEDAKVVKADGHGVYSGIYNTSAASAKKLSTGAPYNNKDVKILKEGTTSRGTWVQFSLNNKVIGWMDKRAFVYYPKATNVKTLNLTGKITAGSTNGLWSEVPGTVNAKKLATTAGAYQNKDAKIIKQGQISGRTYYQFQVGGKTIGWLDARAFHVYDKIQSQSNVNWNRTILNADKHGVYSGVYNTSSSSMNKLSTGAKYNNKKVKVIKQAKTARGTWYQFQVNGKTVGWMDYRAFFDTITSQKTMNKTVTVGNATNHGVFDGVYRTSPTVKRISLGKPYNNKKVKVLKEAVTDHATWVQFKYGNTTAWMDKKAFKY; translated from the coding sequence ATGATTAAAAAAGTTTTTCATTTTATACTTGTACTGATGTTAAGTGTAAGTATAATACCTCTATTCCATGCTAAAGCAGCTGAAACAACTAATGGAGTAGATAGTAGTGAACAGGAAGATAATACCGAAGTTGCGCGTGAAGAAATGCCTCCAGAGTCTGAGGAACCAGTATTCTCGCTTGAACAAAATAGAGATGATGCTATGGCTGCTTTAGTCGTGCCTCAAACTAGAAATAGTTTTTTGAGAGCAGCTAGTACTCCGACATTTCAACAAACATTTATAAATTCCATTTCCACGCAAGCAATGGATTTATGTAAAAAGTACAATTTATATCCATCTGTAATGATTGCTCAAGCGGCTCTTGAGAGTAACTGGGGAAGAAGTGAATTAGGGAAGGCCCCTAATTACAACTTGTTTGGAATAAAAGGATCATATAATGGCAAAAGTGTAACAATGAAAACTTGGGAATATAGTGATTCCAAGGGTTGGTATCAAATCAACGCAAACTTTGCCAAATACCCATCACACAAAGAATCTTTAGAAGACAATGCGAAAAAACTTAGAAATGGCCCAAGTTGGGACTCTAGTTATTACAAAGGTGCATGGCGCGAGAATGCAAAAACATACAAAGATGCGACTGCATGGTTACAGGGACGTTATGCAACGGACAACACATATGCTTCTAAGCTAAATACGCTAATTTCTTCATATAATTTGACTCAATATGATACTCTGTACGATACGATTAAACAACAAAAAAATGTTTCTGAAGATGCTAAAGTAGTTAAAGCAGATGGGCATGGTGTTTATAGTGGAATTTACAATACGTCTGCAGCCAGTGCGAAAAAGTTATCTACTGGAGCGCCTTACAACAACAAAGATGTAAAAATTTTAAAAGAAGGCACTACAAGCAGAGGAACGTGGGTCCAATTTTCTCTCAATAATAAAGTAATCGGCTGGATGGATAAACGCGCATTTGTCTATTATCCAAAAGCAACAAATGTAAAAACGCTTAACCTAACAGGTAAAATCACTGCTGGATCTACTAATGGTTTATGGTCTGAGGTTCCAGGTACAGTGAATGCGAAAAAATTAGCTACAACAGCTGGTGCTTACCAAAATAAAGATGCTAAAATTATTAAGCAAGGTCAAATTAGTGGCCGAACTTACTATCAATTCCAAGTAGGCGGTAAAACAATTGGTTGGTTGGACGCTCGTGCATTTCATGTTTATGATAAAATCCAAAGCCAGTCAAATGTAAATTGGAATCGAACTATTTTAAATGCCGATAAACACGGTGTGTACTCGGGTGTTTATAATACTTCATCAAGTAGTATGAATAAACTAAGTACAGGTGCGAAATATAATAATAAAAAAGTAAAAGTTATTAAGCAAGCCAAGACCGCGCGTGGAACTTGGTATCAATTCCAAGTAAATGGCAAAACAGTTGGTTGGATGGATTATCGTGCATTCTTTGACACAATTACCTCCCAAAAAACAATGAATAAAACAGTTACTGTGGGTAATGCCACGAATCATGGCGTTTTTGATGGAGTTTATCGAACCTCGCCAACGGTAAAACGAATTTCTTTGGGGAAACCATACAATAATAAAAAAGTAAAAGTGCTCAAAGAAGCTGTAACAGACCATGCCACATGGGTTCAATTTAAATACGGTAACACAACTGCATGGATGGACAAAAAAGCATTTAAATATTAA
- a CDS encoding FtsW/RodA/SpoVE family cell cycle protein: MFKRILKSYDYAFIAVFIVLCLFGLIMIYSASWSLAIGKGLPADYFYARQVKNFIISFIFFILFALLPFKFYQNNKVLMLIVFGSIGVLLLIFLVGKTVNNANSWLVLGPRSLQPGEFAKLAVIIYMSAIYAKKQSYIDDFNRGVLPPIFFLAFVCFLIAIQPDTGTAFIIFLVGCCIIITSGMRLRTIMKLIGIGMGIIIGLTLILFALPDSVRNEIVSPTKVARITTFMNPFEYADKEGHQLINSFYAIGSGGVSGQGLGESVQKLGYLPEAHTDFIIAVVAEELGVFGVMFIILALFFIIFKTITTGLRAKDPFASLMCYGIASLIAIQAFINLGGASGLIPLTGVTLPFISYGGSSLMVLSMMLGIVANISMFTKYQRVYKADGSTKELPKKQKRR, encoded by the coding sequence ATGTTTAAACGAATTTTAAAATCTTATGATTATGCATTTATTGCGGTATTTATCGTGCTATGTTTATTTGGGCTTATTATGATTTATAGTGCCAGCTGGTCTTTAGCAATTGGCAAAGGCTTACCGGCAGATTATTTTTATGCTCGTCAAGTAAAGAACTTTATAATTAGTTTTATTTTCTTTATTCTTTTTGCTCTTTTGCCATTTAAATTTTATCAAAATAATAAGGTGTTAATGTTAATTGTATTTGGGTCTATCGGTGTTTTATTACTGATTTTCTTAGTTGGTAAAACTGTAAATAATGCGAATAGCTGGCTCGTTTTAGGGCCACGCTCACTTCAACCAGGCGAATTTGCTAAATTAGCAGTTATTATTTATATGTCGGCTATCTATGCGAAAAAACAAAGCTATATCGATGATTTCAACCGCGGTGTTTTACCGCCCATATTCTTTTTAGCATTTGTATGTTTCTTAATTGCCATCCAACCAGATACTGGGACAGCTTTTATTATTTTCTTAGTTGGTTGTTGTATTATCATCACTTCTGGAATGCGACTTCGAACGATTATGAAATTAATTGGGATTGGTATGGGTATTATTATTGGACTCACGCTCATCTTATTCGCACTACCTGATAGTGTGAGGAACGAAATTGTTTCTCCAACAAAAGTTGCTCGTATTACAACTTTTATGAATCCTTTTGAATATGCGGATAAGGAAGGACACCAGCTAATTAATTCCTTCTATGCAATAGGTTCAGGTGGCGTTTCTGGGCAAGGGCTTGGCGAGAGCGTTCAAAAACTTGGTTACTTACCAGAAGCACATACCGATTTTATTATTGCCGTTGTTGCAGAAGAATTAGGTGTGTTTGGTGTTATGTTTATTATTTTGGCACTATTCTTCATTATCTTTAAGACTATCACCACCGGACTCAGGGCGAAGGACCCATTTGCCTCATTAATGTGCTATGGGATCGCTAGTCTGATTGCAATTCAAGCATTTATTAATCTTGGCGGAGCTAGTGGGCTGATTCCGCTTACTGGTGTAACACTGCCATTTATTAGTTATGGCGGCTCTTCCTTAATGGTGCTGTCGATGATGCTGGGTATCGTAGCGAATATCTCAATGTTTACTAAATACCAACGTGTTTATAAAGCAGATGGTTCCACGAAAGAGTTACCAAAGAAACAAAAAAGACGTTAA